The Musa acuminata AAA Group cultivar baxijiao chromosome BXJ2-2, Cavendish_Baxijiao_AAA, whole genome shotgun sequence genome has a segment encoding these proteins:
- the LOC135605562 gene encoding short-chain dehydrogenase TIC 32, chloroplastic-like yields the protein MGLLGWLWRAGPSGFGSSSTAEQVTEGIDASQLTAIVTGATNGIGKETARVLALRGAKVIIPSRTLDSGLKVKQSLLEQNPSAELHVMEMDLSSLDSVGSFARSFNSSHKHLNILINNAGIMACPFQLSRDGIELQFATNHLGHFLLTNLLLDKMKATAKKMGVQGRIINVSSNAHRTSDGSCFNLDKINDQSKYKPFIAYAHSKLANILHANELSKHLQEEGSNVTVNSLHPGVIFTNLVRHIEMNPTLMKSLAALAKPILKSIPEGAATTCYLALHPQVKDVTGKYFADCNEAMPSGKARDEILGKTLWEFSEELLKRRSRPV from the exons ATGGGTCTTCTGGGATGGCTTTGGCGAGCAGGTCCTTCTGGATTTGGCTCATCTTCGACCGCCGAGCAGGTCACAGAAGGAATTGATGCAAGTCAACTTACCGCGATCGTCACAG GAGCAACAAATGGCATAGGAAAAGAGACAGCAAGAGTACTAGCGCTCAGAGGTGCCAAAGTCATTATACCATCACGAACTCTGGATAGTGGGTTGAAGGTGAAACAAAGCCTCCTTGAACAGAATCCGAGTGCAGAACTTCATGTTATGGAGATGGATCTCAGCTCCCTCGACTCTGTTGGCTCGTTTGCTCGATCTTTCAATTCATCGCACAAgcatttgaacatacttat CAATAATGCAGGAATCATGGCTTGCCCTTTCCAGCTTTCTAGAGATGGAATTGAGCTGCAGTTTGCCACAAATCACCTAG GACACTTTCTGCTCACTAATCTCCTGCTCGACAAGATGAAAGCCACAGCCAAAAAAATGGGAGTGCAGGGAAGAATAATCAATGTTTCATCAAATGCTCACCGAACGAGTGATGGATCTTGCTTCAACCTTGATAAGATAAATGACCAATCAAA GTACAAACCTTTCATCGCATATGCTCACTCAAAACTAGCTAACATACTTCATGCAAATGAGCTATCTAAGCATCTACAG GAAGAGGGATCCAATGTGACAGTAAACTCTCTGCACCCAGGAGTAATATTTACGAACCTCGTTCGTCATATAGAGATGAACCCTA CGTTGATGAAATCACTTGCCGCTCTTGCGAAACCAATTTTAAAGAGCATACCCGAG GGAGCAGCAACTACTTGCTATCTAGCATTACATCCGCAAGTAAAAGATGTTACCGGGAAATATTTTGCGGACTGCAATGAGGCAATGCCTTCAGGAAAAGCAAGAGATGAAATCTTAGGCAAAACGCTGTGGGAGTTCAGTGAAGAACTTCTTAAAAGAAGAAGCAGGCCTGTGTGA
- the LOC135605561 gene encoding protein WHAT'S THIS FACTOR 9, mitochondrial-like gives MLLLLVNRRFRELVLCYHKNLAFSRTQKSNYVDVKMKWMKDPLYDSVNILLKSKELRPLISLKNIISKEPTGCIPISAVSKQNRILEVSGKVAGFLRRYPAVFEEFTGPKYNLPWFKLTQEAADLHHRECKVYAAHRSEIVDRLRRLILMSRERSLPLRTVQGMLWYLGLPEDYLKNSEEISKGYFQIVDMGDGEQGLSASICSNEQVFSVLQRNAMKSNGILHSPPSVIEFPLFPSKGFRLKRKIELWLEEFQKVEYVSPYETFSSLDPNSDISEKRVAGVLHELLSLFVDNSAERRRLLCLKKHLGLPQKFHMVFERHPHIFYLLLKSKTCFVVLKEAYCAGSETAIERHPLLGVREGYVRLMIESEAILRSRRSTKPLEEIS, from the coding sequence ATGCTTCTGCTGCTTGTCAATAGAAGGTTTAGAGAACTGGTGTTATGTTATCACAAAAATTTGGCTTTCTCACGCACACAAAAGTCCAACTATGTGGATGTGAAAATGAAATGGATGAAGGATCCTTTATATGATTCTGTTAACATCCTTCTCAAATCCAAGGAGCTCAGACCACTCATCTCCCTCAAGAACATTATTTCCAAAGAACCCACTGGCTGTATCCCCATCTCTGCCGTCTCCAAGCAGAACCGCATTCTAGAAGTCTCTGGCAAGGTTGCAGGATTTCTCAGGAGGTACCCAGCTGTTTTCGAGGAGTTCACCGGTCCAAAGTACAACCTCCCATGGTTCAAGCTCACTCAAGAAGCTGCTGATCTTCATCACAGAGAGTGTAAAGTCTATGCGGCCCATCGGTCAGAGATTGTCGACAGATTGAGGAGATTGATCCTTATGTCGAGGGAGAGGAGTCTGCCTTTGAGGACAGTCCAAGGTATGTTATGGTATCTCGGATTGCCCGAAGATTATCTTAAAAATTCAGAAGAGATTTCAAAAGGATACTTTCAGATTGTGGATATGGGAGATGGAGAGCAGGGATTGAGTGCATCAATTTGTTCAAATGAGCAGGTGTTTTCTGTGCTACAAAGGAATGCAATGAAGTCAAATGGGATCCTTCACTCGCCACCATCAGTCATTGAGTTTCCTCTTTTCCCTTCTAAAGGTTTTCGCTTAAAGCGGAAGATTGAGTTGTGGTTAGAAGAATTTCAGAAGGTCGAGTATGTATCCCCATATGAAACTTTTTCAAGCCTGGATCCGAATAGTGATATTTCAGAGAAGCGGGTGGCTGGGGTTCTTCACGAATTGCTCTCTCTCTTTGTAGATAACTCTGCTGAAAGGCGGAGGCTGCTTTGCCTCAAGAAGCATTTAGGTTTGCCGCAAAAGTTTCATATGGTGTTTGAACGCCATCCCCATATTTTTTACCTCTTGCTGAAGAGCAAGACTTGTTTTGTTGTCCTTAAAGAAGCATATTGTGCTGGCTCAGAAACTGCTATTGAGAGGCACCCTCTTCTGGGAGTGAGGGAAGGGTATGTGAGGCTGATGATCGAGTCGGAGGCTATTCTGAGAAGCCGAAGGAGTACGAAACCTTTGGAAGAAATATCATAA
- the LOC135605563 gene encoding patellin-3-like: protein MAEETKTEAPEAAPAEEVVVAEVAAAEKEVVDEPPPPPAPEPEPAPEVQKPTKNPALEVALAAEAAAEAEEKKAAAQEAEAAAKAATILQAVSFKEESNLASDLDDPEKKALEELKQLVQAALANNEFSPPPPPPPQPAPAAAAPTSAEEPPFKAEEAKAVEEPAATPVEEPHKAVAEEAKAEAEPAATLVEEPQKAVVEEAKAEAEPAATPVEEPQKAVAKEAKAEEEPAATPIEEPQKAMAEESAPPAKEEEAEKPAPASAYPTAEKAVVVDDDGAKTVEAIEETVVPVAAPPPAETEAPAAEAPKAEKEEEKSPAPPTEPTPPAPEEVFIWGVPLLGDERSDTVLLKFLRARDFKVKEAMAMLKNAVLWRKEFGIEALLEEDLGVLEMEKVVFMHGVDKEGHPVCYNVYGEFQNKELYAAAFADEEKRKRFLRWRIQYLEKGIRNLLDFKPEGVSTMVQVTDLKNSIGLAKKELRQALDLLQDNYPEFAAKQVFINVPWWYLAFNRMISPFFTQRTKSKFVFAGPSKSAETLFKYIAPEQVPVQFGGLSKENDTDFSTADAVIETTIKPSTKQAIEIPVTESCILVWELRVLGWDVNYRAEFVPRAEDGYTVIVQKSRKMVVTDEPVVKDSFKIGEAGKVVLTVDNTTSKKKKLLYRYKTKSSSDSI, encoded by the exons ATGGCCGAGGAGACCAAGACGGAGGCACCAGAGGCGGCTCCCGCCGAGGAGGTTGTCGTCGCGGAGGTGGCGGCCGCGGAGAAGGAGGTTGTTGatgagccgccgccgccgcctgcgccTGAGCCTGAGCCTGCCCCCGAGGTGCAAAAGCCGACCAAGAATCCGGCTTTGGAAGTCGCGTTGGCCGCTGAGGCGGCGGCCGAGGCGGAGGAGAAGAAGGCCGCGGCGCAGGAGGCGGAGGCGGCTGCTAAGGCCGCCACCATCCTCCAAGCTGTCTCCTTTAAGGAGGAGAGCAACCTCGCTTCCGACCTCGATGACCCCGAGAAGAAGGCCCTCGAGGAGCTCAAGCAGCTCGTCCAGGCCGCTCTCGCCAATAATGAattctcccctcctcctcctccgccgccgcaacCGGCCCCCGCTGCCGCTGCACCCACATCTGCTGAGGAACCTCCTTTCAAGGCGGAGGAGGCCAAGGCTGTAGAGGAACCCGCTGCTACCCCGGTGGAAGAGCCCCATAAGGCCGTGGCGGAGGAGGCCAAAGCTGAAGCGGAACCCGCTGCTACCCTGGTGGAAGAGCCCCAGAAGGCTGTGGTTGAGGAGGCCAAGGCTGAAGCGGAACCGGCTGCTACCCCGGTGGAAGAGCCCCAGAAGGCCGTGGCGAAGGAGGCCAAGGCTGAAGAGGAACCCGCTGCTACCCCGATAGAAGAACCCCAGAAGGCCATGGCGGAGGAGTCGGCCCCACCGGCCAAGGAGGAAGAGGCCGAGAAGCCGGCGCCGGCGTCGGCGTATCCTACGGCGGAGAAGGCCGTCGTGGTGGATGATGACGGCGCCAAGACCGTTGAAGCCATAGAGGAAACCGTCGTCCCCGTCGCCGCTCCACCACCCGCAGAGACCGAGGCACCGGCGGCCGAAGCGCCGAAggcggagaaggaagaggaaaagtCACCTGCTCCTCCCACCGAGCCGACTCCACCGGCGCCGGAGGAGGTCTTCATCTGGGGCGTCCCGCTTCTCGGCGACGAGCGGAGCGACACCGTTCTCCTCAAGTTCCTCCGCGCCCGGGACTTCAAGGTGAAGGAAGCCATGGCCATGCTCAAGAACGCCGTGCTCTGGAGGAAGGAGTTCGGCATCGAGGCACTCCTCGAAGAGGACCTCGGCGTCCTGGAGATGGAGAAGGTGGTCTTCATGCATGGAGTCGACAAGGAGGGCCACCCCGTGTGCTACAACGTCTACGGGGAGTTCCAAAACAAGGAGCTTTACGCAGCAGCCTTCGCCGATGAGGAGAAGAGGAAGCGGTTCTTGAGGTGGAGGATTCAGTACCTGGAGAAGGGGATAAGAAACTTGCTTGACTTCAAGCCGGAAGGGGTTTCAACAATGGTGCAGGTCACTGATCTCAAAAATTCCATTGGCCTGGCAAAGAAGGAGCTCCGCCAGGCTCTCGACCTGCTTCAAGATAACTATCCCGAGTTTGCAGCCAAGCAG GTGTTCATCAATGTCCCCTGGTGGTACCTGGCTTTCAACAGGATGATTAGCCCATTCTTTACACAGAGGACCAAAAGCAAGTTCGTCTTTGCAGGGCCATCTAAATCAGCTGAGACCCTTTTCAA ATACATAGCTCCCGAGCAAGTCCCTGTTCAATTTGGAGGCCTGAGCAAGGAGAATGACACAGATTTCAGCACCGCTGATGCTGTTATAGAGACAACCATTAAGCCCTCAACAAAGCAAGCGATCGAGATTCCAGTTACTGAG TCATGCATTCTTGTTTGGGAGCTTCGTGTTCTGGGTTGGGACGTGAATTATCGTGCTGAGTTTGTGCCTCGTGCCGAAGATGGATACACAGTGATTGTGCAGAAGTCGAGGAAGATGGTCGTGACCGATGAGCCTGTGGTGAAGGacagcttcaaaattggagagGCTGGCAAGGTGGTTCTCACAGTGGACAACACCACCTCCAAAAAGAAGAAACTCCTCTACAGATACAAGACCAAGAGCTCTAGTGATTCAATTTGA